GGCTGACCATCGACCAGCAGCGCATCGACCTGTTCGCTGAAGCCACCAGCGACCACCAGTGGATTCACGTCGATCCGCTGCGCGCCGCCAGCGGCCCGTTTGGCGCCTGCATTGCCCACGGCTACCTGACCCAGTCCCTGGCCAACCTGTTCATGCCGCAACTGATGACCCTCGACAACATGGCCATGGGCGTCAACTACGGCAGCGACCGGGTGCGCTTCCCGGCGCCGGTCAAGGTCGATTCGCGGGTGCGCGGCAGCGGCCGGATCATCCGCGCCGAGCTGCTGGGCGATGCCGTGCAAGTGATCGTGCGCATGACCATGG
This region of Pseudomonas fluorescens genomic DNA includes:
- a CDS encoding MaoC family dehydratase, which encodes MTHVFSSAEELLGAEGLDLGHTEWLTIDQQRIDLFAEATSDHQWIHVDPLRAASGPFGACIAHGYLTQSLANLFMPQLMTLDNMAMGVNYGSDRVRFPAPVKVDSRVRGSGRIIRAELLGDAVQVIVRMTMEVEGQARPGCVIDTISRYTFNPNFK